aaaataactatcagggggtgattagggatcgatactgatgccaaaatatgattagtaaaattttgtctgtttgtctgtccatctctataaccgttatagaaacaaaaactactcgacggattttaacgaaacttggtacaattatttttatactcctgagctggttatagtatacttttcatcacgctacaattaataggagcagagcagtgaagggaaatgttgggaaaacgggagaagttactccattttttaagcttccgtcgcgtgtgcaaccttaatggttaaaagttccttcgatttcaccaggattcCATCATCagaccatacattaaaaaacatcccgacaaattgagcacttcctccatttttgaagtccgaaatccacgcgggcgaagctgcgggcggaagctagtttgcaatataattgtttacttaGACGATAGCGGGACAACAtcattattctagttatatgaGTTTTATAAACAAGTTACTGAaggcgattttgaaaaaaaatctaggaccaatctggagatatattctttcgaataaataaatattttttggaccCAGTTCTGtggtaacaaatataaaaacacgtcgaattgataacctcctactttttggagtcggttaaaGCAAttctactaaataaaatttttatccaTCAGTACAACGCCGAAGCCCAAGTCCCGCCGTCGGATCCCGCTGGTGACGTTCTTGCAGTCGCTGGGCGGCGCAAGCGGCGCCTGGACACCGACGGACAGTACCTGCAGCACATCGAGAGCGCGCTCATGACCTGCACCTACAGGGAGTCCTGCAGGTGTCTGGAGTGTCAGGTACGTTTTATTAACAGTGCTGCACCACCTGTGCCCAGACCCTGGAGGGACGCAAAAGTAACCACACCAGGACCAAGTTTTGGATTGTATGGGCACAGCTATAGAAGCTACGTactatactggtggtaggtctctcatatgtgagagtccgcctgggtaggtaccaccggaatgtatttatgccgccaagcagcagtgtatagtcactgttgtgttccagtttgaaggacattgtagccagattattactggatataataagactaacatggcgagcgcagtggaataccaaacaatacattgtaattcaaagtattggatggtgtttctactgttcatgggcggtcgtatcgcttaccatcaggcgaatggcaagcatgtctcgttattcaaaataatcataaaaaccTCGCACCGGTCGCATAAAAGGTTGGTAACGGCACTGGTAATATAATTACTGTATTAAATAGTATTAGTGTGTGATATAACGGCATACTTGGCAGAGTTCGGAGATCTAGTTAATTGATTGGTTCAGTGGCTGTTTTTGCGCGGTACGGTTACCTACCGCGTTGAGGTCTCGGGTCGAATCTCGGGTCTGGCAGTATGTGGTTATCTGTTCAGTAcaagcctggagtctggaattatgCTTAGTATGGTAACAGGCTCGTTTCCTATTACATGAGACGTTATATAGCTGGTCAGATTTAAGCGTGTTACATCCCTGCCTActcctgaaaaggggaaaaggcgtgatgctgtTTATTTGATGTcttgtatattattacatacatacataacatcacgcatttatccccgaaggggtatgcagaggcgcaactagggcacccacttttcgccaagtatgttccgtcccatgatgtgatagggggcgagcctatcgccatatcgggcacaaattccagactccgggctgatactgagcagaaaaacccaaatatcactttgcccgacccgggattcgaacccaggacctcagagcgctattgtaccggacatgcaatacaactacgccaccgaggcagtatatatatattagtatatatattattacagaatGGATATATACCATCTGTGAGCTAGGCACCCGCTACACTGTCTACACTTTTGAGACATGCGTAACCCTATTTTGAGGATATATAAATGTCCATAGCCTATAATTAGGGCAAGCTTGACATGTGTGAAGTAAATTCTATTTGACAGTTAACGTATTAAACAACTCAAATAGATAGTACCttgtcattttattaccatactatagcttttgctcgcgccCGCGATATAAAAGTTTTCGAGCtacagttttccgttataaaaatcacgctatatattttcccgggagcctatgttcttcccagggtctcaaactgtctccataccaaatttcatctaaatacgttgggtagtttttgagtttaacacgttcaggcagacatatgcagcgggggactttgttttataatatatttttgtagaacttttaagaggaacaatcccgtcatacatcattgttgcataactttaaccgtttacgtagcgcacgcaacggaagctctcaaaagtgataaattttctccttttttgcaacatgtttcattactactccgctcatgttggtcatagcgtgatgatatatagcctatagcacttcaggaacaaagggcattccaacgcaaaaatattttttcagttcgaaccgatagttcctgagattagccattactgctccgctcctattggtcaaagcgtgatgatataaagtctatagcactccacaaacaaagggctatccaacacaacaatattttttcagctCAAAATtttagattagccattactgttccgctcctattagtcatagcgtgatcatatgtagcctatagcactccacaaataaagagctattaagcacaaaaatattttttcagttcgaaccggtagttcctgagataagccattattgctccgctcctattggttatagcgtgatgatatatagcctatagaacCCCACGAACAGaggtctatccaacacaaaaagaatttttcaattcgaaccggtagttcctgagataagccattactgctccgctcctattggttatagcgtgatgatatatagtctatagcactccacgaagaaagggctatccaacacaaaaagatttttcagtttgagccggtagttcctgagattagcgcgttcaaacaaacaaacaaactcttcagctttatataatagtatagatatttgggagcatagattagagtgagacttttgtatttggtcggtttataaatgtatgttacCAGTAGCATTTATTCAAAACTTGTGGAACGGGCCCTTAATCTCTTAACCCCCTCTGTAAACGTGACACATTCTAGACAAATCATACACTATCGTTCCTGTGGTATAATTCCATGGCACACAATGCATGCCGTTATGAATTACCGGAAACAATAACAGTGACATCACTCGTGACTAACTTAAAGTCGTCGGCGTcagttattaaaacaaacattacaatattaaagcTTACTTTTATTGCCAAATAAAACAATGAGCACCGAATCACAAAATcgatttaaataacatttaacaatCGATGTTAGTCGAACAATTTTGATTTACAATAAACCTATACGATTAAGTCCGAGCGCACACTACCGATTCATCTAGTGATTTCTACACCTGACGTACAATGTAATCCAAATATAATGtcggtaaaatataatttaagcggcgatagcctagttgggtgtggaacggactgccaagacgaatgtccgcaggttcaaatcccaagggcacacacctctgacttttctaaaatcatgtgtggattctttgtgaatttatcgttcgctttaacggtgaaggaaaacatcgcaaggaaacctgcacatctgagaagttctctataggaatttcgaaggtgtgtgaagtctaccaatccgcactaggccagcgtggtggactaaggcctaatccctctcaatagtagaggaggcccatgttcagcagtgggcaagtatttaatacagggctgatattattatttattattattattataatgtcggTCAGCGATGTTGCGTCCTTCGATTGGAATTATGTCggtctattaaaattataataaattaaaattttattttgtatagataAGTATTTATGGCGGTTAGACGTCGGATACAATGATGCTAACCAGAAAATGTAGTATGCGCCTTGATTTATTCACAAATAAAGCTTATAGCTAATATTTCAATCTTTAGATAACGTTTAACGGACGAACAACTACACATTTTGGCtctgtatagaaaaatattatatctgcaGTTATTCATCCGATAGAACTACTGATGATCGAAACTTTGgccttaataaaattaaatataatacgaggtgcacaaatatttatatgttaatatttttatgcttataataatctataatcttaattttataatatacaatatgtcTTTAATGGCAATATATGTACTTTCCTTTGTGGGATTTTAATAGAGATGACTAAcacataatatactttattatatcacATTGGATTCAAatcctttgtaatttaaaaacccAATGAAAGCATATTTAAGATCAGAGGATGTACAGACAACAAAGGTCATTACAGAAGATATCatcagaataaataattatttcttgaaCAACccatgcaatataatattatttttgtcctCTCATGTATTATGCAATTGCAGAAAGAGATCGTAGGCAATACCAATATACACAGATTTCATGTTTCTAACTTACTTGCTCccattttgtgttaaaaaatgtacatttattttatgtaaaaaatctcTTTATATTGGCTAAAGTATCCTTTGTTCATTGTACCAAGTAAAGATATTACAACAGTTAAGCAGCAGACTAACTTTTGATTGACatgagaaattaaaaataactacaaactAAAAATCTTTTCGTTGGggatactttaatatattgtttagtttcTTTCCCtcatatcaattttataaacatgaaagagtgtattaaagaattttaaattatacgacAGAAACTCAAGAAAATTACAACCACAATTCAAAGCTTATTTTGGTCCATCAAGCCagccaataaattttattatataaaatcaaaaatgctTTTTAGGCGACAGGGTTGAGAAGAAACACGTCACGTCACGATTTTTTGCTATAAAGATCACTTATAAGTAATGTTAATATTCACAGTTATTATATAGtgtatttgcaaaaaaaaaaataacaattgtatttaaaagcccttttctatgaaaaaaatatattaaattcagatTAGTTTGATAGGTAGAGCTTAAGTTTCAAAATTAGTATTAATTTGAGGCTagtttactaaatgaaatatttaattattttatattagcctAAATGAGACTgaagaaatgaaatgaaatttagaTTTAGAGTATTACTCTTACCAGGGATCAAGtgattacatatttatgtttcatgACAAAGACCATACAATGGAGCTGTgatcattgtatattttaaattaaataagtgatccactgttcataaataaatattatatatttttgcaaattatCCAATTggttagtaatttaatttttttaatttaattagttatattttaatgtatctattttactatttattgccaaagattcttttttaattattgatataaatgtacttaaactttttttaaaatatttacaaaaaaaaatattctttaaaacagGTTCACTatgaaataatacattttgatttatGACCCAATGTGTGTGAGCATCAATACATATCGAAATTTTTAGTTGGCATTGTGGTAAATATtggctattatattattacatagctgcctgattaaataataaagaaaaacaaattgttgatggcgtaacaatgtttttttttggctgatattaataatgtaatttcaggtcaaaacattaattaaaactaaattggcATATACAGAAATTATGCcaggttatttaaaataaattgtcaaataaaacacCAATCATGATGATATGAAAAGGTATAAATCAAGGAAAATAATGCAGTTATAAACAATAGATCAGAAATGGGCAACTTTTTGCAATATAATGGAAAAAGCTAGTCAACAAACTTGTCAATATCATATTCTAATTGAGACAGTGTGGCTTACTTCAGAAGTCTGACTCTTGCGCGTCAAGCGTGCACACTTCATACAAATTTGGCTTTTACCGTAGCCAGCATCCTCTATGGTACAGAGAATTACATTTCTCGCACATCACTGCGCCACTGTCAAATGGGTATAAAACCTCATTATTTCCACATACTTCACACAAATAACCTTTGCCTGAACACAACTGACAGTTTGTTATGTGCGCTCGACATACTTCTGTCAGTTCAGTCAACTGTGTCTCGAGGGAGCCATCATTAATGGCTTGCAAGTGTGCCATACTGTACTTCTTGTTTACATCACCCAGCTGTACAAATAGTGGTGAAAGTAAAGTAGAGCCCTCTGCACACGCACATAAGTACCGTCTCATCCACTCCAAGTCCTTCCTCATTTTGTGTACCCACTCCAGCTCAGCTATGAAGCTGAATAATCTAGGGTTTATTCTCTCAACATCAATGTACGGTCTTGACCATGATAGTGTCAACATTTGGTATGCAATCCGTGACACATACCTCTTGTCCCAGTCCCAGTTATGGACAACTCTTGCTGGGATTGGAGATGGATCATTCCAGTGACACGTCCCACAAAAGTAAAGACCAGTATAGTCACACAAACGAGGCTCATTCCATGAGTCTTTGAATGTTAGTGCTGTTTGACATTCAACACACTTGTAGTCCTGAGCGGCCAGGCCTTTTTCAGGGCATATATTCATTTCAAACTCCCCTTTTTCTGTCATAACAACATGTGCACATATCCTGCAAATCTGGTCTACACATTTGTAGTGGCACAGATATCCACAGTCACTACACACATACGAGTTTTGCACTATACTCCAAATCACACCACTGCAGTGATCGCAATACTGTTTTCTGTTGCTTGGATTCATTTGTTGTTCGAAATGGTGACCTTTGATGGCGACCCGGAGCCTCGCCTGACCATCGTTCTCCTTTAAATCCTCTAGCCTTAATCTTAACTCAACTAAATATCTGACCAGCCATTTTCTTTCATCAGAACATTGAGTACTGTTTAAAATTAGTTCTTTGCACTGAATCACAGCTTTTTCTATGTCTTCGCGTGACGCGGAACTGTGAATTTTGAGTTTCTTGTTTGCTATTGACTTTGGGATGTAGGTGGAGTCGAGGCTCTCGTCTGCAGAAACGCAGCCGGACGTGGACGACGACGATGGACTCCCTGCCGTGCCATCCGACGTCCTTGGGCTGCAGCATATCAAACTGTTGCGATATTTAGGCGAGTCGTTCGCCAGCGCCGCGGCCATTGTTCGCGCTAACAGGATCTCCGCGCCACAAAACTATTGATATGTTTTTCACGCTCGATGTGCACTGAACATTTTACGTCTGAGATGTTTGTTCAGGCGGTCGTATACGCGGTTTGTTTTGCACGTGTATGTCAATAACGCATGTTTATAGAGTCTACGTGTTGTTTCCGCGTCGTATGGCCTTTgttgtgtttaaaattaattcgttTTCGTAATCAACAATAATGTATCATCATTATTTTGACAAGTGACAGCACAGTGCATGACATTCCGTAAGATTTTGTTGTGGTGGTAGTACTGCCATCGACGTTTCATTATACGTTCTAAGTCAGAATAATCTGTGGTACAccaaaaaatactaataattcaaTATCATTTAGTTTTAGTAACACTGTTATCACgcgaattaatttttttaataaatagcggaataaaaaaaagagttttaatTGAATACATAGGCAAATTTTCTaagtaaactaaatataaataaatacaagttcAAACTTATATTACttcaattaatttgaatagGAACGTCTTGCGCAAGAATGCCAACATCAAGATAATCGTTTTAGCGGTAGCTAACTCGCAGAATATTCATTACCTTCATAAAGTGCACATCATGATTCAATGTTCGCACAAAAGCATTAATGGATGTTGAATATTGCAGTAATGTTTAACAGTAATTCTAGAGACTAGAGATAATTAATGCAGAAATGAGATCAGCCTCTATTTTGCTCTTGTTACCTACTTATCCTTGTTATATACCTACTTTGGCCTTTGGCCGGACACGTGTCTCTATAATCAGGttctaattatcatttttttgttaagtattataatgttattattttcctttttttaacttagcctttaaattttatttttgtaacaaacacTGAGAACctaaatacaatatatgtaGTATGTGCTAGTGGCATTTTTAGCTTATTAAGTACatacttctttatatttaaatttataaattttattagggTA
This sequence is a window from Manduca sexta isolate Smith_Timp_Sample1 unplaced genomic scaffold, JHU_Msex_v1.0 HiC_scaffold_2527, whole genome shotgun sequence. Protein-coding genes within it:
- the LOC119192253 gene encoding differentially expressed in FDCP 8 homolog, which translates into the protein MAAALANDSPKYRNSLICCSPRTSDGTAGSPSSSSTSGCVSADESLDSTYIPKSIANKKLKIHSSASREDIEKAVIQCKELILNSTQCSDERKWLVRYLVELRLRLEDLKENDGQARLRVAIKGHHFEQQMNPSNRKQYCDHCSGVIWSIVQNSYVCSDCGYLCHYKCVDQICRICAHVVMTEKGEFEMNICPEKGLAAQDYKCVECQTALTFKDSWNEPRLCDYTGLYFCGTCHWNDPSPIPARVVHNWDWDKRYVSRIAYQMLTLSWSRPYIDVERINPRLFSFIAELEWVHKMRKDLEWMRRYLCACAEGSTLLSPLFVQLGDVNKKYSMAHLQAINDGSLETQLTELTEVCRAHITNCQLCSGKGYLCEVCGNNEVLYPFDSGAVMCEKCNSLYHRGCWLR